Proteins from a genomic interval of Benincasa hispida cultivar B227 chromosome 7, ASM972705v1, whole genome shotgun sequence:
- the LOC120081056 gene encoding uncharacterized protein LOC120081056 yields MSKSIVQLLASDKFNGEDYSKWKSNINTILVVDGLRFVLMKECLTFSSFTANRNVRDAYDRWVKTNEKAQASILASISDVLTKKYESVVTVKEIMESLQAMFGQPSSSV; encoded by the coding sequence ATGTCGAAGTCAATTGTCCAACTTTTAGCTTCTGACAAATTTAACGGTGAGGATTATTCAAAGTGGAAATCAAACATCAATACGATACTAGTTGTAGATGGTTTGAGGTTCGTTTTAATGAAGGAATGTCTTACATTTTCCAGCTTTACTGCAAACAGAAATGTTCGAGATGCATATGATAGGTGGGTCAAGACAAATGAAAAAGCTCAAGCCAGCATTTTAgctagcatatctgatgtgTTAACTAAGAAGTATGAGAGCGTGGTCACTGTTAAGGAGATCATGGAGTCGTTACAGgcgatgtttggacaaccgtcctcatCCGTTTGA